The following proteins are co-located in the Methylomonas sp. 11b genome:
- a CDS encoding efflux RND transporter permease subunit has product MLERMIAWSLKNVFLVLITTLFLICGGIYALIKIPLDALPDLSDAQVIVYTEFPGQAPQVVEDQVTYPLTTAMLSVPRSKVVRGFSFFGASFVYVIFEDGTDIYWARSRVLEYLNFAAGRLPRGVTPQLGPDATGVGWVYQYALLGKDYSLAELRTLQDWFVRYQLTKAQGIAEVASVGGFVQQYQVTVDPHKLQAYGIPLKTVTEAIANGNRDVGGRAIEMTETEYMVRGRGYLHGIHDLERLVLKVANGTPVLVRDVARVELVPDERRGITELNGEGEVVSGIAIARYGQNALEVIDNLKLRLKEITAGLPAGVSIKAVYDRADLIQRAIENLRHTLLEESVVVAVICAAFLLHLRSALVAIVMLPVGVLIAFIVMYLLKMNSNIMSLGGIAIAIGAMVDAAIVMIENVHKHLEHDAGKLPRHTIVLNACREVGPPLFFSLLIITVSFLPVFTLEAQEGRLFQPLAYTKTFAMAGAALLSVTLVPVLILLFVRGHIRPEQDNPVNRVLLWLYRPVITWVMRFKKTTVLLALLVMAASIYPAMQLGGEFMPTLNEGTLLFMPQTLPGLSVTKTAELLQTQDRIIKTFPEVESVFGKAGRAATATDPAPLEMSETVVNLKPESQWRPSMTIDKLIAEMDQALQIPGVSNAWTMPIKNRIDMLATGIRTPVGVKLFGNDLAEMERLAQQIEQVIKNVPGTTSAYAERITGGYYLNIDPDYEALARYGLMVGDIQNLISTAIGGEMVTTMVEGRERFGVIVRYPRELRNSPSAIGNHLLVTTADGAMIPLSSVAHLSLSKGPPGIRTENSLLSAYIFVDLRDRDIAGYVHDAKLAVEKAVALPTGYYITWSGQFEYMERAIERLKIVVPLTMLIIFILLYLNFGRMTETLIVMLSVPFALVGGVWLLWALNYNVSVAVGVGFIALAGVAAETGVIMLIYLDHAYQAKIEECRQHGQDFTRNELYTSVVSGAAERLRPKMMTVAAIMAGLLPIMWSNGTGSEVMRRIAAPMVGGMISSMLLTLIVIPAIYALLKGHSLKSR; this is encoded by the coding sequence ATGTTGGAACGTATGATTGCATGGTCGTTGAAGAACGTGTTTCTGGTTCTGATCACGACGTTATTTTTAATCTGTGGCGGCATTTATGCTCTGATCAAGATTCCGCTTGATGCCCTACCTGATCTGTCCGATGCCCAAGTCATTGTCTACACGGAATTCCCTGGCCAAGCACCTCAGGTGGTCGAGGATCAAGTCACTTATCCACTGACCACCGCGATGCTGAGTGTGCCGCGATCCAAGGTGGTTCGTGGTTTCTCATTTTTCGGTGCATCCTTTGTGTACGTGATCTTTGAGGATGGTACTGATATTTATTGGGCCCGCTCCAGGGTGCTCGAATATTTAAATTTTGCGGCCGGACGGTTGCCACGTGGTGTTACGCCGCAGTTAGGGCCAGATGCCACCGGCGTGGGCTGGGTGTATCAATATGCGTTGTTGGGCAAGGATTACTCCCTGGCAGAACTGCGTACCCTGCAAGACTGGTTTGTGCGCTATCAGTTGACCAAGGCACAGGGAATTGCCGAAGTCGCCAGCGTCGGTGGGTTCGTCCAGCAATATCAAGTGACGGTCGATCCGCATAAACTCCAGGCTTATGGTATCCCGCTTAAAACAGTGACTGAAGCAATTGCCAATGGCAACCGCGACGTGGGTGGGCGGGCGATTGAAATGACCGAAACTGAATATATGGTGCGCGGTCGTGGTTATTTGCATGGCATCCACGATCTGGAACGCTTGGTATTAAAAGTCGCCAATGGTACGCCCGTTTTAGTGCGCGACGTGGCCAGAGTTGAATTGGTACCCGATGAACGTCGCGGTATTACCGAACTGAATGGCGAGGGCGAAGTGGTGTCCGGCATCGCCATCGCTCGCTACGGTCAAAATGCGCTGGAAGTGATTGATAACTTGAAACTGCGGTTAAAGGAAATTACCGCAGGTCTGCCAGCGGGTGTCAGCATAAAAGCGGTGTATGACCGTGCTGATTTGATCCAACGAGCGATCGAGAATTTACGCCATACGCTATTGGAAGAGAGTGTGGTGGTCGCCGTTATTTGTGCGGCATTTCTGTTGCATCTGCGTAGTGCGCTGGTGGCCATCGTCATGCTGCCAGTTGGTGTCCTGATCGCTTTTATCGTCATGTATTTATTGAAGATGAACTCCAATATTATGAGCTTGGGGGGCATCGCCATTGCGATTGGCGCAATGGTCGATGCCGCCATCGTGATGATTGAAAACGTGCATAAGCACCTGGAGCACGATGCCGGAAAATTGCCCAGGCACACGATTGTGTTGAATGCCTGCCGAGAAGTCGGGCCGCCATTATTTTTCAGTTTGCTGATCATCACCGTATCCTTCTTACCGGTGTTCACGCTGGAAGCCCAAGAGGGACGACTATTTCAGCCATTGGCATACACCAAAACCTTTGCCATGGCCGGCGCGGCCTTGCTGTCGGTGACGCTGGTGCCGGTGCTGATATTGTTGTTTGTGCGTGGTCATATCCGACCCGAGCAAGATAACCCTGTCAACCGGGTATTGCTGTGGCTGTATCGCCCGGTGATTACCTGGGTGATGCGTTTTAAGAAAACCACGGTATTGCTGGCGTTGCTGGTCATGGCTGCGAGTATTTACCCTGCCATGCAATTGGGTGGCGAATTCATGCCGACCTTAAACGAAGGCACGTTGTTATTTATGCCGCAGACCTTGCCTGGCTTGTCGGTGACCAAAACGGCCGAATTACTGCAAACTCAGGACCGCATCATCAAAACCTTCCCTGAAGTCGAATCGGTATTCGGCAAAGCCGGGCGTGCCGCCACGGCAACCGACCCGGCTCCTTTGGAAATGTCCGAGACTGTGGTCAATCTCAAGCCGGAATCACAATGGCGTCCCAGTATGACCATCGACAAATTGATTGCGGAAATGGATCAGGCCCTGCAAATTCCCGGTGTTAGCAATGCCTGGACCATGCCGATCAAAAATCGCATCGACATGCTGGCCACCGGTATTCGCACTCCAGTTGGCGTCAAGTTATTCGGTAACGACCTGGCTGAAATGGAACGGTTGGCCCAGCAAATCGAACAAGTTATCAAGAACGTACCTGGCACGACCAGCGCGTATGCCGAGCGCATTACCGGTGGTTATTACTTGAATATCGATCCCGACTATGAAGCCTTGGCTCGCTATGGGTTGATGGTTGGCGATATTCAAAATCTAATTTCAACCGCCATCGGCGGCGAGATGGTGACGACTATGGTCGAAGGCCGCGAGCGCTTCGGCGTGATCGTGCGTTATCCGCGCGAACTCAGGAACAGTCCTAGTGCCATAGGCAATCACTTACTGGTAACGACTGCTGACGGTGCCATGATTCCTTTATCGTCGGTGGCACATCTGAGCTTATCCAAAGGGCCGCCGGGTATTCGTACCGAAAACTCGCTGCTCTCGGCTTATATCTTCGTCGATTTGCGGGATCGCGATATTGCCGGTTATGTTCATGATGCCAAACTGGCTGTTGAGAAAGCGGTAGCACTCCCTACCGGTTACTACATTACCTGGAGCGGGCAATTCGAGTATATGGAGCGGGCGATTGAGCGGTTGAAGATTGTCGTACCGTTGACCATGCTGATCATTTTTATACTGCTGTATCTGAATTTTGGGCGAATGACGGAAACCCTGATCGTTATGTTGTCGGTGCCGTTTGCGCTGGTGGGCGGCGTCTGGTTGCTGTGGGCGTTGAACTATAACGTTAGTGTGGCGGTTGGTGTGGGCTTTATCGCACTGGCTGGAGTGGCTGCGGAAACCGGCGTCATCATGCTGATCTACCTGGATCACGCCTACCAGGCCAAAATCGAAGAATGCCGGCAACACGGTCAGGATTTTACCCGGAATGAACTCTACACCAGTGTGGTCAGCGGTGCGGCAGAACGGCTACGACCAAAGATGATGACTGTAGCCGCCATCATGGCCGGTCTGTTACCCATCATGTGGAGCAACGGTACCGGATCAGAAGTCATGCGCCGCATTGCTGCCCCGATGGTGGGGGGCATGATCTCTTCGATGCTGCTGACGTTGATTGTAATTCCAGCGATTTATGCGCTGTTGAAAGGCCATTCATTGAAATCGCGATGA
- a CDS encoding IS3 family transposase (programmed frameshift) → MSREKPNTYTAEFRASAVKLANESDKSVAQVALDLGINVNTLHTWIGKYSRRQSPDNPVRTDDHLYDELKRLKKEVARLTEERDLLKKAAGVLCQRATVKHAWIQKHTAEFSVAAMCRFLQVSPSAYYAWQHRRPSPRQREDEQLSNLVQQAFEKSRRSYGTRRIKIALSHQGQSVGRRRIGHLMREAGLTCKTKRRFKVTTDSEHDLLIAPNHLIRQFAVDRANRVYTGDITYIHTQEGWLYLAVVIDLFSRQIVDWSMAEHMKTQLVNDARLMAIWKRKPDKGLLWHTDRGSQYASESHRALLKQHGIRQSMSRKGNCWDNAVSESFFHTLKTELIHQQTFQTHDQAKQAVFEYIEVFYNRERLHSANGYLSPINYELRHQAA, encoded by the exons ATGAGCCGAGAAAAACCCAATACCTATACTGCTGAATTCCGAGCCTCAGCCGTTAAGCTGGCGAATGAATCAGACAAATCCGTTGCCCAGGTTGCCCTTGATCTAGGGATTAACGTGAATACCCTGCATACGTGGATTGGCAAATACAGTCGCCGCCAATCCCCCGATAACCCGGTCAGAACCGATGATCATCTTTATGACGAACTCAAGCGTCTCAAGAAAGAGGTGGCCCGACTGACCGAGGAGCGCGATTTGTTAAAAAAGGCCGCCG GCGTACTTTGCCAAAGAGCAACGGTAAAGCACGCTTGGATTCAAAAGCATACGGCGGAATTCAGCGTCGCGGCAATGTGTCGGTTTTTGCAAGTGTCGCCCAGCGCCTATTACGCCTGGCAGCATCGCCGCCCCTCGCCACGGCAGCGAGAAGATGAACAACTGAGTAACCTGGTGCAGCAAGCCTTCGAAAAAAGCCGACGCAGTTATGGCACCCGACGGATCAAAATTGCCCTGTCCCATCAAGGTCAATCCGTGGGGCGACGGCGAATTGGTCACTTAATGAGAGAAGCCGGATTAACGTGTAAAACCAAGCGCCGATTTAAAGTCACCACCGATTCCGAGCACGACCTGCTGATTGCACCTAATCATTTGATTCGTCAGTTCGCCGTTGATCGAGCAAACAGAGTCTATACGGGTGATATTACCTATATCCATACTCAGGAAGGCTGGTTGTATTTGGCGGTGGTGATCGACTTGTTTTCCCGCCAGATCGTGGATTGGTCAATGGCCGAACATATGAAAACCCAGTTGGTCAACGATGCGCGCTTGATGGCCATTTGGAAACGTAAGCCCGACAAAGGCTTGCTATGGCATACCGACCGGGGTAGCCAATATGCCTCAGAAAGCCATCGGGCTTTGCTGAAACAACACGGCATTCGACAAAGCATGAGCCGAAAAGGGAATTGCTGGGATAACGCGGTTTCGGAGAGTTTCTTTCACACCCTAAAAACTGAACTGATTCACCAACAGACTTTCCAGACCCACGATCAGGCTAAACAAGCGGTGTTCGAATATATCGAAGTGTTTTACAACCGGGAGCGGTTACATTCCGCTAACGGCTACCTGTCACCGATTAATTACGAATTGCGGCATCAAGCCGCTTAA
- the traL gene encoding type IV conjugative transfer system protein TraL — protein sequence MEPVAIPQSIDDPIHILLWSADEIVPFMVSMLTGMLIDQFIPGMALGFIAVKLYRRFRDNRPDGYTLHALYWLGLLPNRSRTIPNPYIRRFLP from the coding sequence ATGGAACCCGTTGCCATCCCCCAATCGATCGACGATCCGATCCACATTTTGCTGTGGAGCGCGGACGAGATCGTACCCTTCATGGTCAGCATGCTCACTGGCATGTTGATTGATCAGTTCATTCCGGGCATGGCGCTTGGCTTCATCGCAGTCAAACTTTACCGGCGCTTTCGGGACAACCGGCCTGATGGTTATACCTTGCATGCGCTGTATTGGCTGGGTCTGTTGCCCAATCGCTCCCGAACCATCCCCAATCCCTACATTCGCCGGTTCCTGCCATGA
- a CDS encoding TraE/TraK family type IV conjugative transfer system protein, whose amino-acid sequence MRWSDFLQTWDGHETENRFSRVVVIGLLVVCVITSLAAWRTERSIILVPPTLTQEVEVTRSSASSEFKESWGLYMAELLGNTTPANADFLKVAIEPLLAPDIYRSVLDAMTDQIKAIKMDRVAISFTPRHVDYEAETNKVFVSGELKSQGPSSKPDIKPRTYEFIIAVKNYRPRLEFIDVYPDSPRTLDRLKAMQGQTREAQP is encoded by the coding sequence ATGAGATGGTCGGATTTTCTGCAAACCTGGGATGGACACGAGACCGAGAACCGGTTTAGCCGAGTCGTCGTCATTGGATTGCTCGTCGTTTGTGTGATTACCTCACTTGCCGCCTGGCGTACCGAGCGCAGCATCATTTTGGTGCCCCCTACGTTGACCCAGGAAGTTGAAGTAACGCGTAGTAGCGCCTCTAGTGAGTTCAAAGAGTCCTGGGGCTTGTACATGGCGGAATTGCTCGGCAACACCACACCAGCCAACGCCGATTTTCTAAAAGTGGCCATCGAGCCTTTGCTGGCACCGGATATTTATCGTAGCGTCCTGGATGCGATGACCGATCAAATCAAGGCCATCAAGATGGATCGGGTGGCAATCAGCTTCACGCCACGTCATGTCGATTATGAAGCCGAGACCAACAAAGTCTTCGTCAGCGGCGAGCTCAAAAGCCAAGGCCCCAGTTCCAAACCCGACATCAAACCCCGTACCTACGAATTCATCATCGCCGTCAAGAACTACCGGCCTCGACTGGAGTTCATCGATGTCTACCCTGATTCGCCCAGAACCTTAGATCGACTGAAAGCAATGCAAGGCCAAACCCGCGAGGCTCAACCATGA
- a CDS encoding TraK domain-containing protein, which yields MKRSLPSFLLLLTVSTALSADELPVTVLPLVTTVADPLPPAGESAGQQTDLGIELPPVDASVLQTAKQQAAIASTTSVGPQHIQVKPGINELMPIAVGHLNRLVTPFEHPVVTTTSQATTSTKGKIVYVATADETPVTLYITPGDNQDIALSLTLIPKRIPAREIHLSLDKDSYKLLSKLQSPSTSSGKTSDQEQAYIAQIKKLFRDLGLQKTPPGFSLRDPSKGEHIQCLQDLVQIKTGQVLEGHDMLILVGLARNTGMEPLEFDERSCATTKDEVLAVASWPKVVLGQNESTELYVAVRHTPETSSTLRPSLLNGSQP from the coding sequence ATGAAACGATCATTACCGTCATTTTTGTTACTGCTGACCGTTAGCACTGCCTTATCTGCGGATGAATTACCCGTGACCGTTTTACCGCTGGTTACCACGGTAGCAGATCCTTTGCCGCCAGCAGGCGAGTCAGCTGGACAGCAAACGGATTTGGGCATCGAGCTTCCGCCGGTCGATGCCAGCGTATTGCAAACGGCCAAGCAACAGGCAGCAATTGCATCGACAACCTCCGTTGGTCCGCAACACATTCAAGTCAAACCCGGCATCAACGAACTGATGCCGATTGCCGTCGGCCATTTGAATCGCCTGGTCACCCCCTTCGAACATCCCGTAGTCACAACGACCAGCCAAGCGACCACTAGCACCAAAGGCAAAATCGTCTACGTCGCCACGGCCGACGAAACGCCGGTGACCTTATACATCACTCCTGGCGACAACCAGGACATCGCCTTGTCGCTGACCTTGATCCCCAAACGTATTCCGGCACGGGAAATCCATCTCAGCCTGGATAAAGACAGTTACAAGCTGTTGAGCAAACTGCAATCGCCCAGTACCTCTTCAGGCAAAACCAGCGATCAGGAACAAGCCTACATCGCCCAAATTAAAAAGCTATTCCGCGACCTGGGCCTGCAAAAGACACCGCCAGGCTTTTCCCTGCGCGATCCAAGCAAGGGCGAACATATTCAGTGCTTGCAAGACCTCGTTCAGATTAAAACTGGCCAGGTACTGGAAGGACACGACATGCTGATTCTGGTCGGTCTGGCGCGTAATACCGGCATGGAGCCCCTGGAGTTTGACGAGCGATCTTGTGCAACCACCAAAGACGAGGTGTTAGCTGTTGCCAGCTGGCCCAAAGTCGTACTGGGACAGAACGAATCCACCGAGCTCTATGTTGCGGTCAGACATACACCGGAAACATCATCGACGCTCAGACCGTCATTGCTCAATGGGAGTCAACCCTGA
- a CDS encoding TraB/VirB10 family protein — translation MASMDNWWSRLSPTAKRNVAVGSIGTVLLATIIALASVSPEIAKPTSKQATIQHILTDSDPRSLGIDGISSQLRDLLQKNEEQGRRLAAIEEQQKREQQSDELRFKQWTSAEREAYEAKLKAVSGEVESLKNKSTTTIPPTDDADTNNAATGNNTPSPNYAGRRYNSTRPNTAQEDLNSVFEQAAIPSPTTGNAGISGGRTGANAQTPVAMQIRVIKEEKASTPTTDAKAAGENGSANATARSDVFIPAGSVLTGVLLNGLDAPTGKKAKKEPMPVLFRIKKEAILPNRFHADVRECFLLAAGFGDLSAERAYFRGETFSCVRQDGGVIEVPMNAYATGEDGKNGVRGRVVSKQGALLAQSMMAGFLRGFSDAFGRNQIPVLMTGGLGSLAGSTPFQSAFSSQSMEGGALKGAGYAMERLSHFYMDMAEEIYPVIEVDATRQVNFIVQKGTALKLKTPS, via the coding sequence ATGGCCAGCATGGACAACTGGTGGTCACGTTTGAGTCCTACCGCCAAGCGCAATGTCGCGGTAGGCAGTATCGGCACCGTGCTATTGGCAACCATCATTGCTTTGGCCTCTGTTTCACCGGAAATCGCCAAGCCGACCAGTAAACAAGCGACGATTCAGCACATCCTGACCGACAGCGATCCTCGTTCACTAGGCATCGACGGCATTTCCTCCCAGCTTCGCGATCTGCTGCAAAAGAACGAAGAGCAAGGGCGGCGGTTAGCTGCGATTGAAGAACAACAAAAGCGCGAGCAGCAATCCGATGAACTGCGTTTCAAGCAATGGACTAGCGCCGAACGGGAAGCCTATGAAGCCAAACTCAAAGCCGTCAGCGGTGAAGTCGAGTCGTTGAAAAACAAATCCACAACAACGATACCACCTACTGATGATGCTGATACCAACAACGCCGCAACTGGCAACAATACGCCGTCACCTAATTATGCTGGCCGCCGTTACAACTCGACTAGACCCAATACCGCTCAAGAAGATCTGAACAGCGTCTTTGAACAGGCTGCGATTCCGTCACCGACGACTGGCAATGCCGGTATCTCGGGCGGACGAACCGGTGCCAATGCACAAACGCCTGTAGCGATGCAGATTCGGGTCATCAAGGAAGAAAAAGCGTCCACACCTACAACGGATGCTAAAGCCGCTGGCGAAAACGGTTCGGCAAATGCCACAGCACGCAGTGATGTCTTTATCCCTGCCGGCAGCGTCCTGACTGGCGTTTTATTAAACGGCCTGGATGCACCGACCGGCAAAAAAGCCAAGAAAGAACCGATGCCGGTGCTGTTCCGCATCAAGAAGGAAGCCATTCTGCCCAACCGCTTCCACGCCGATGTCCGCGAATGTTTTCTGCTCGCCGCCGGCTTTGGCGACTTGAGTGCCGAACGCGCCTATTTTCGTGGCGAGACCTTTTCCTGCGTGCGCCAGGACGGTGGCGTGATCGAGGTACCCATGAACGCCTATGCGACCGGCGAAGACGGGAAGAACGGTGTGCGCGGTCGCGTCGTTTCCAAACAAGGCGCCCTACTCGCGCAATCAATGATGGCCGGATTTTTAAGAGGCTTTTCCGATGCCTTCGGCCGTAACCAGATTCCGGTGCTGATGACCGGAGGACTGGGCAGCCTGGCAGGAAGCACACCGTTCCAAAGTGCCTTTTCCTCGCAATCAATGGAAGGCGGTGCCTTGAAAGGCGCTGGTTACGCGATGGAACGACTGTCGCATTTTTACATGGACATGGCGGAAGAGATTTACCCGGTCATCGAAGTCGACGCCACCCGCCAAGTCAATTTCATCGTGCAGAAAGGCACGGCATTGAAACTCAAAACTCCAAGCTGA
- a CDS encoding DsbC family protein, protein MNLRHTSLLLSLLIFASATFADNPPKVAASGIAASLLSIKIDGMQDLPISGLKMVKTGAQTVFISSNGRFALYGGKLMDVWTQQEIKDLPDIDKIANRIDLSRMKLNVDDLGPVTVGHGKESVLVFIDPRCPYCGKVMKDLQALKDKYTFKLVMVPILGAESQNIVVQLACQLGSPDAKAKDAVRERLLKQDYAGLPTEQPKQCNKEPLQKAIVTAKLFGLQGVPFLIAPDGRTHSGAPDILADWLANKPNAVSAATAPEPTKMEKKP, encoded by the coding sequence ATGAATCTACGCCATACCAGCTTACTCCTATCATTGCTGATATTTGCTTCAGCCACCTTTGCCGACAATCCGCCAAAGGTAGCAGCCTCCGGCATTGCCGCCAGCTTACTGTCGATCAAAATCGACGGCATGCAGGATTTGCCAATCAGCGGATTGAAAATGGTCAAGACCGGCGCACAAACCGTGTTCATTTCCAGTAACGGTCGCTTTGCGCTTTACGGCGGCAAGCTGATGGATGTCTGGACCCAGCAGGAAATCAAGGATTTGCCTGACATCGACAAAATCGCCAATCGCATCGATCTGTCGCGGATGAAGCTGAATGTCGACGATCTGGGCCCGGTCACGGTCGGACATGGCAAGGAATCGGTCTTGGTGTTCATCGATCCACGTTGTCCGTATTGCGGCAAAGTCATGAAAGATCTGCAAGCCCTTAAAGACAAATACACCTTCAAGCTGGTGATGGTGCCGATCCTGGGTGCCGAATCGCAAAACATCGTCGTGCAACTGGCGTGTCAGTTGGGTTCACCAGATGCCAAAGCCAAAGACGCGGTGCGCGAACGGCTGTTGAAACAGGATTACGCCGGGTTACCGACCGAGCAGCCCAAGCAATGCAACAAAGAGCCGTTACAGAAAGCCATCGTTACCGCCAAGCTATTTGGCTTGCAAGGGGTGCCATTCCTGATTGCTCCAGATGGTCGCACGCATAGTGGCGCACCCGATATCTTGGCCGATTGGTTGGCCAACAAACCAAATGCCGTATCGGCCGCAACCGCTCCTGAACCTACGAAAATGGAGAAAAAGCCATGA
- a CDS encoding TraV family lipoprotein, translating into MTRYRQISLFIISSLMWVLVTGCATQYGCKGMPDEPQCLSTTQAYQVTNPGLQEDAGQQAGHSESQTPPAPSVPMQQPVPKIEDPTPIRTPSQVMRIWIAPWEDAEGDLMVSNYVYTELEPRRWMIGKSAPTLSPSLIPLQVEQRPPEKHQALDNDDLESRGLPSTLNSPAAKN; encoded by the coding sequence ATGACACGTTATCGCCAAATTTCATTATTCATCATCTCCAGTTTGATGTGGGTACTTGTCACTGGCTGCGCAACCCAGTACGGCTGTAAAGGTATGCCGGATGAACCGCAGTGTTTATCGACCACACAGGCCTATCAAGTGACCAATCCCGGATTGCAAGAGGACGCCGGCCAGCAGGCTGGTCATTCGGAGTCACAAACCCCACCAGCGCCCAGCGTTCCCATGCAACAACCGGTGCCCAAAATCGAAGACCCCACGCCGATTCGTACCCCTTCGCAAGTCATGCGCATCTGGATCGCTCCTTGGGAAGATGCCGAAGGCGATCTGATGGTATCGAACTATGTCTACACCGAACTGGAACCAAGACGATGGATGATCGGCAAGTCGGCGCCGACCTTGAGTCCATCGCTCATTCCTCTGCAAGTCGAGCAAAGGCCTCCTGAAAAACATCAGGCATTGGATAACGATGATTTGGAATCGCGTGGTTTGCCATCCACGCTGAACAGCCCAGCCGCCAAAAACTAA
- the traA gene encoding TraA family conjugative transfer protein: MKVSYRTGVLVALASLFFVLLAPDAMAGAGGTEFNNVWTLLTGWVEGLLGRIIAIVFVIVGLVAGVVRGSIMGFVLGIASGVGLFAAPTIITNIVTATL; this comes from the coding sequence ATGAAAGTATCCTATCGAACCGGGGTTCTAGTTGCCCTGGCTTCCTTGTTTTTTGTGTTGTTGGCGCCCGACGCCATGGCCGGTGCCGGCGGTACCGAGTTCAACAACGTCTGGACCTTGCTGACTGGCTGGGTCGAAGGTTTGCTGGGTCGGATTATCGCCATCGTCTTCGTGATTGTCGGTTTAGTCGCAGGGGTGGTACGCGGAAGCATCATGGGCTTCGTGCTGGGTATTGCCAGCGGCGTGGGTCTATTTGCGGCACCGACCATCATCACCAATATTGTCACCGCGACACTATAA
- a CDS encoding RRXRR domain-containing protein, translating into MSNITGPHPVTEMTAGNRRNPEHKTDRTVRVQAADGKPINPCHPARARELLRKKRAVRVSRHPYTIRLLLQNQAETMRLLYAEEESA; encoded by the coding sequence ATGAGCAACATTACCGGACCACACCCCGTTACCGAGATGACGGCGGGCAACCGCCGTAACCCAGAACACAAGACTGATCGCACGGTTCGCGTTCAGGCCGCCGATGGTAAACCAATCAATCCGTGCCATCCGGCGCGAGCGCGGGAACTGCTGCGCAAGAAACGCGCGGTCCGCGTCAGTCGGCATCCCTACACCATTAGATTGCTGCTACAAAACCAGGCCGAAACCATGCGTTTGTTATACGCCGAGGAGGAATCGGCATGA